TGTAGGAACTCCTGATTATACAGATTTACTTTTAGACCAATATATATCAGTAATTGAAATAGCCAATCCCATGCATAGTTTATGGAGTGATGGTAGATGGAATAAATTAACTATGGCGCATGGTTGCTATTGGGGAAAATGTACGTTTTGTGATATATCATTAGATTACATAAAAATATATGAGCCTGTTGCGGCTAAACTTTTAGTAGACCGCATGGAAACCCTAATTACCCAAACCGGAGAAAACGGATTTCATTTTGTAGATGAAGCGGCGCCACCATCCTTGATGAAAGCTTTGGCTATAGAAATACTAAAACGGAATTTGATTGTTACTTGGTGGACAAACATTCGTTTTGAGAAAAACTTCACGACAGATTTATGTAAATTATTAAAAGCATCTGGCTGTATTGCCGTTTCTGGCGGATTAGAAGTAGCTTCTGACCGCTTGTTAAAATTGATAGACAAAGGAGTAACAGTAGCTCAAGTAGCACAAGTAACCCGAAATTTTACCGAGGCTAATATTATGGTGCATTCGTATTTAATGTACGGATATCCAACACAAACGGTACAGGAGACCGTAGATAGTCTTGAAATGGTACGTCAACTTTTTGAAATAGGCGTTCTGCAGTCTGGTTTTTGGCATCAATTTGCATTAACAGCTCATAGTCCTGTGGGGATAAATCCATCAGAATATGGTATTATTCCAGATATAAAAGAAATTACTTTTGCGAATAATGATATTGATTTTACGGATACAACAGGAATAGATCATACTCAATTTAGTTACGGATTAAAAAAATCGCTATTTAATTATATGCATGGTATCGGTTTTGAAACCGCGCTGCAAGAATGGTTTGATTTTAAAATTCCGAAGTCACAAATTGCTAAAAATTTTATAGAAAACTGTTTAGAGACGCAAGTGGATTTAAGTACCAAGGCTAGTGCTAAAATTCTTTGGTTGGGGAGTTTGCCGCAATTGGAAGTAACTACCAAAACAAAAAGAGGACAATCATGGGAGCTCTTAAAGATGACGTTTCATGACCGAAAAAAAGTGACTACAATTTCCTTAGAAAAGGAAACTGGGGAGTGGTTATACCAGCAATTAGAAAAATTACAGGTTCAAGAGGAGAGACTTATTTCTTTTGGGGCTTTAAAAAATGATTTTGAAATACACTTTGAGAATTTTGAATTATTTTGGTTTTCAAAACCGCTACAAACATTAAAAGAAACAGGATTATTAACGCTTTAAATAAAGTGTAAACTATTAAAATAAATGAATTTTAAGCAAGCTTTAGGGTATATGGTCATCAGTACGTTGTCCTTCACTTTTATGAATGCCACCGTAAAATATTTGGTTCATTTACCAGCCTATGAATTGGTTTTTTTTAGATCACTAGGAACTTTAGTTCTAACGCTTTCATTCTTAACGTATCATAAAATTCCTGTTTTAGGAAATAAAAGAAAATTGCTTATTTATAGAGGTTTAGCGGGGGTAACTTCTATGACCTTATACTTTATGTCATTGAAGTACTTAACTATGGGAACGGCTGTTTCTCTGCGGTACATAGCACCAATATTCGCTGCTTTCTTCGCTATATTTTTATTGAAAGAAAAAGTGAAATTTATACAATGGGTATTTTTTGGGATAGCTTTTGGAGGAGTAATGATATTGAAAGGTTTTGATGGTAGTCTAGATCCTTTTGGTTTAATTTTAATTATTGGTGCCGCTTTTTTTAGTGGCTTGGTGTATGTAACCATTACTAAAATAGGAAAACAAGATCATCCTGTAGTTGTGGTTAACTATTTTATGATGATCGCAACTATAATAGGAGGAGTACTCACCATTTTTAATTGGGTAACCCCTAAAGGTATAGAGTGGCTTCTTTTATTAGGTTTAGGGATATTTGGTTATTTTGGACAATTGTATATGACCAAAGCATTTCAATCTGGCAGCACAACCCAAGTAGCACCCCTAAAATATATAGAAGTGCTTTTTACAGTTTCCGTAGGTTTACTTTGGTTTAATGAAATTTACACCTTGTGGAGTTTATTAGGGATTATAATGATTATAGGCGGACTTATTCTAAATGCACTTTATAAATCAAGAGCTTCTTAATTAATTTTTCGTTGCCTGAACCATAAATCTTCTAAACTCATATTTAAAGTAAATAGGTGATAATTTTCTTTTATTAACACGTTTTCTATAATTCCTTTGGATCCATAGCTATAAGATAGATTTATCATGGAGTTAGAACTTCTACTCACAGGTAAACCTATTCCTGTAGTAATATTAAAACCATTTATTTTTTCCTTGTTTACTTCTAAGTAACCGGTGTCATAATTATACCCAAGTCTATAATTAATACGATCACTATATTTAAAACTACTCTTATTCTTTATATATTCTAGGCCAACACCTAGAATATCTTGATCTACATAACTCCCCGATAGATCTGTTTGGTTGGTAGCATCCCAATAGTTCTTTTTATAATCAGCACTCAGCATAAAAGACTTATATAGTTTAGCACTGAAGCCAAAACCTACTTCTAAGGGCAGGTCAAAATTATCAGCGGTATCTGGCTCATCTGATTCAACAGTTACACTGGTAGAACCTTCTATTACTTTAGTTATAGAACGGTCTATACTTCCTTTTAAACTGGTAGGAAATTGCATGGTACTTCCTATGGTAAATTTATCATTTAAATCAAACTGCATTCCGTATCCTAAACGAGCACCGCTATAATTAGTAGTTTCTGTTAAGCTCAAAGCGCTATTGCTAATGACAAAAGATTCTGTTTCTTCAATATTACCAAATAAGAATGAAGCACTTAATCCAAACCTTAAATTGTCTAATAACGAATATCCTATATTCAATTTTAAATCGCTTAATGCCCCTAAACCGGTAACAGCACTTTCAAAAGTTTCTGTACTTCCTTCTACATTAGATTGAATGCCTACAAGCGAATATCCCACATCACTATAAGGTACCATAGAAATACCCGCACCTAGTCCTTCTGTAATTCTAAAAGCGAAAGCAATATTTGAAAAGTTTACATTTTTCTTTTTTTCACTATAACTTCTATTGCTATAGTTATTTACTTCACCGGTAACACCAATATCATAGAAAAAAGAATTTTGAGGAATTAAACCATAGTTAGCAGGATTCAAATTATTAATCTCTGAGTCCGTTTTTAATCCAATTCCAGTATACCCTAGCGCATTAGATTTACCAATACTTGTTTGATTAATTACGCCTAAACCATATAAAGAATAGGGAGAACTTGTTAAAGCTTCTGTTTGTGAATATCCAGCATTAATTGATGCGATGAGTACTAGTATACTCGTTAAGGAAGGTATTTTAATTTTCTTCATCGTAAACTGCGTATGTAAGTTCAAGTTTTGTTTTGGTACTAGAATTAAGTGTTCCATTTAAAATAAATCGGTCTACAGTTGCCGTATAATTTTCAGGAATCAGGAGTAAAGATTCTTCAGAGTTGAGATCAGTAGATAGAATACCTTCAATATAGGCGGTTAAGTCTATTTCAAAATAAACATCGTTATATTCTTGATTGTATGTATTTAATATCGCACTAACTACCGAAGCATCTGTGTTGTATAATTGACTTGTAATGTCATTATTTTTATCGACCAAATAGACAGATAAATATTCTCTGAGCATCAAGTAATCTGAGTATGATCCTGCAACAGGTTTTATTTTTAAAACAGCTTTTAATAATGTTCCTTGCCCACCAACATTATTTACCGTTTTAAGATATGGCAGCTCAATTTTGGTAGCAATACCAGTTCCTGACTGAATAAAGCTTTCATCGTCGCTGTCATCACTAGATAAACTAACTTCTCCATTTGTAAGTGTTTGTAAATAATTTATAGGATCGGTAGCACTTATGTTATTAAAAAATGGATTAGGACTATCAGAGGTATTCAATATAATATCGGTATAACTTTGAGTTCGTTCTATTTCTCCTGCAGTAGAATAATAAAGGCGCATATAAAAATCACTTGAGCTTTTAGAAAATCCGATTACAGAACCATCATCTTCCGTATCAGGCAATAATGCTAAGCCTTTAAATTCATTGGTGAATTCGGCATTATCTGTTACAATTTTATTTTGAAATTGATTAAAAAATTCGAGACCTAAATCATCCGTTAATTTTATCTCTAAGGAGTCTGATGATTGCGGTCTAGGGATATAACTTATAATTCCTAGATCTATGTCATCGTAAGCAACGGTACTGTTATTATAAAAAACATTATTCTCGTCAGGATCAAAATTATCACTTAAGCGCTTTATTTTGATGGTGTTTGTTTTCGTTGTATCGTTATAATAGTAGGTGTCGTATTTGGCGAATAAAACAATACTATCGTATTCTGCTTCTGTATCAATATAATAGGAGTTAGGTAAAAATCCGGAATAATTAGCACTCCTCACTTTACCGAAGACAGGATCTGTATATTGGCCAATTAAAATTCTCTCTGCAGCAGAGGTAATAATACTATCGAATTTTATTGTAGATATATTGACGGTCAAGGTATCAATAAG
This genomic stretch from Cellulophaga algicola DSM 14237 harbors:
- a CDS encoding OmpP1/FadL family transporter; the encoded protein is MKKIKIPSLTSILVLIASINAGYSQTEALTSSPYSLYGLGVINQTSIGKSNALGYTGIGLKTDSEINNLNPANYGLIPQNSFFYDIGVTGEVNNYSNRSYSEKKKNVNFSNIAFAFRITEGLGAGISMVPYSDVGYSLVGIQSNVEGSTETFESAVTGLGALSDLKLNIGYSLLDNLRFGLSASFLFGNIEETESFVISNSALSLTETTNYSGARLGYGMQFDLNDKFTIGSTMQFPTSLKGSIDRSITKVIEGSTSVTVESDEPDTADNFDLPLEVGFGFSAKLYKSFMLSADYKKNYWDATNQTDLSGSYVDQDILGVGLEYIKNKSSFKYSDRINYRLGYNYDTGYLEVNKEKINGFNITTGIGLPVSRSSNSMINLSYSYGSKGIIENVLIKENYHLFTLNMSLEDLWFRQRKIN
- a CDS encoding DUF4270 family protein, with product MINKLWVFSTIILLGLLGSCSDDTNDSDFLAGDLFTDSNIRVVLIDTLTVNISTIKFDSIITSAAERILIGQYTDPVFGKVRSANYSGFLPNSYYIDTEAEYDSIVLFAKYDTYYYNDTTKTNTIKIKRLSDNFDPDENNVFYNNSTVAYDDIDLGIISYIPRPQSSDSLEIKLTDDLGLEFFNQFQNKIVTDNAEFTNEFKGLALLPDTEDDGSVIGFSKSSSDFYMRLYYSTAGEIERTQSYTDIILNTSDSPNPFFNNISATDPINYLQTLTNGEVSLSSDDSDDESFIQSGTGIATKIELPYLKTVNNVGGQGTLLKAVLKIKPVAGSYSDYLMLREYLSVYLVDKNNDITSQLYNTDASVVSAILNTYNQEYNDVYFEIDLTAYIEGILSTDLNSEESLLLIPENYTATVDRFILNGTLNSSTKTKLELTYAVYDEEN
- a CDS encoding B12-binding domain-containing radical SAM protein, which encodes MKDILLITPPFTQLNTPYPATAYLKGFLNTKNISSFQIDLGIEVILDLFSKNQFEKIFQYAYENNTITSENCQRIYALKQVYLNTINPIIAFLQDKNPTFARQICTDGFLPEASRFQELDELDWAFGEMGLQDKAKHLATLYLEDLSDFIVECIDANFGFSRYAERLGRSANSFDELYEKLQEELTYIDQLTIAIIENHIKTIQPKLVCFSIPFPGNLYSGFRCAQYIKKHYPAIKIGMGGGFANTELRSLADKRVFEFFDYITLDDGELPIELVVKAVTNETASDHEYKRTFLLENGEVTYLNTAKQADYKQSDVGTPDYTDLLLDQYISVIEIANPMHSLWSDGRWNKLTMAHGCYWGKCTFCDISLDYIKIYEPVAAKLLVDRMETLITQTGENGFHFVDEAAPPSLMKALAIEILKRNLIVTWWTNIRFEKNFTTDLCKLLKASGCIAVSGGLEVASDRLLKLIDKGVTVAQVAQVTRNFTEANIMVHSYLMYGYPTQTVQETVDSLEMVRQLFEIGVLQSGFWHQFALTAHSPVGINPSEYGIIPDIKEITFANNDIDFTDTTGIDHTQFSYGLKKSLFNYMHGIGFETALQEWFDFKIPKSQIAKNFIENCLETQVDLSTKASAKILWLGSLPQLEVTTKTKRGQSWELLKMTFHDRKKVTTISLEKETGEWLYQQLEKLQVQEERLISFGALKNDFEIHFENFELFWFSKPLQTLKETGLLTL
- a CDS encoding DMT family transporter, which codes for MNFKQALGYMVISTLSFTFMNATVKYLVHLPAYELVFFRSLGTLVLTLSFLTYHKIPVLGNKRKLLIYRGLAGVTSMTLYFMSLKYLTMGTAVSLRYIAPIFAAFFAIFLLKEKVKFIQWVFFGIAFGGVMILKGFDGSLDPFGLILIIGAAFFSGLVYVTITKIGKQDHPVVVVNYFMMIATIIGGVLTIFNWVTPKGIEWLLLLGLGIFGYFGQLYMTKAFQSGSTTQVAPLKYIEVLFTVSVGLLWFNEIYTLWSLLGIIMIIGGLILNALYKSRAS